In Streptococcus sp. SN-1, a single genomic region encodes these proteins:
- a CDS encoding amino acid ABC transporter permease: MESILEVLTPDNLIFIFKGFSLTLYISLIAIVLSTLIGTVLAVMRNGKNPVLRIISSIYIEFVRNVPNLLWIFTIFLVFKMKSTPAGITAFTLFTSAALAEIIRGGLNAVDKGQYEAGMSQGFTSAQILYHIILPQAIRKMLPAIISQFVTVIKDTSLLYSVIALQELFGASQILMGRYFEPEQVFSLYILIALIYFSFNLAISSLSHMLAKRWQQAAE; encoded by the coding sequence ATGGAATCCATTTTAGAAGTTTTGACCCCAGATAACCTAATCTTTATCTTTAAAGGATTTAGCTTGACCCTCTACATTTCTCTGATTGCTATCGTCCTCTCTACCCTTATCGGAACAGTGCTAGCTGTCATGAGAAACGGGAAAAATCCTGTCTTACGTATCATCTCCAGTATTTACATCGAGTTTGTGCGTAACGTTCCCAACCTCCTCTGGATTTTCACTATCTTTTTGGTGTTCAAGATGAAATCCACACCAGCAGGAATCACTGCCTTTACTCTCTTTACCTCAGCAGCCCTAGCTGAGATTATCCGAGGCGGTCTCAATGCCGTAGACAAGGGACAATACGAAGCAGGAATGTCACAAGGATTTACCTCAGCCCAAATCCTCTACCATATCATTCTTCCACAAGCTATTCGTAAAATGCTACCAGCCATCATTTCTCAGTTTGTCACTGTGATTAAGGATACCAGTCTTCTCTACTCTGTTATCGCCCTACAAGAACTCTTTGGAGCTAGCCAAATTCTCATGGGCCGTTATTTCGAACCAGAGCAAGTCTTCAGTCTTTATATCCTGATCGCCCTCATCTACTTCAGCTTTAACCTAGCAATCTCTAGCCTGTCTCATATGCTAGCAAAACGTTGGCAACAAGCTGCAGAATAA